The Sporosarcina ureae genome includes a region encoding these proteins:
- a CDS encoding ABC transporter permease gives MFLAWSEIKKNKLRFLLITSILLLVSFLVFFLSGLANGLASMNREAIDTWKVDAVLLTEESDKSLYESALNKEVADDLNAKETAVVSQMGAIASNGDQKQNVMLFGIDREEFIKPEVTEGDPTFYVQNGVVASDVLKDEGFKIGDTLELSSSDTELTIVGFTKKARFNASPILYMKLHDMQKIKYGDAYTMNQDVVNAIVIKDKDWNALSLPDNTEIIETETFIENLPGYTEQNLTLTYMIYFLFVISAAIVAIFLYVLTVQKISMFGLMKAQGISSAYLARSVVAQTFILALIGVVLAFGLTLLAGSFLPNAVPIMFDIPTMILYGLILIAVAILGAVISVWTIIRIDPLEAIGG, from the coding sequence ATGTTTTTAGCTTGGAGTGAAATCAAAAAGAATAAATTACGGTTTTTATTAATCACGTCCATTCTGCTATTGGTGTCGTTCCTCGTATTCTTCCTATCTGGACTGGCAAACGGATTAGCCAGCATGAACAGGGAAGCGATCGATACGTGGAAAGTGGATGCCGTTTTACTGACAGAGGAATCCGACAAAAGTTTATACGAATCCGCGCTCAACAAGGAAGTAGCCGATGATCTCAATGCGAAAGAAACCGCTGTTGTCAGCCAAATGGGGGCCATCGCGAGCAACGGAGATCAAAAGCAAAACGTTATGCTTTTCGGTATTGACAGAGAAGAGTTCATCAAGCCGGAAGTCACGGAAGGAGACCCGACGTTTTACGTTCAAAACGGTGTCGTGGCATCGGATGTATTGAAAGATGAAGGCTTTAAGATCGGAGACACGCTTGAATTGTCATCATCTGATACAGAATTGACGATTGTCGGCTTCACAAAAAAAGCCCGTTTTAATGCATCGCCTATTCTCTATATGAAGTTACATGATATGCAGAAAATCAAATACGGTGACGCTTATACAATGAATCAAGACGTGGTCAATGCGATTGTCATCAAAGACAAAGACTGGAATGCGCTATCTTTGCCAGACAATACCGAAATCATAGAAACCGAAACATTTATCGAGAATCTGCCAGGCTATACAGAGCAGAATTTGACGTTAACATATATGATTTACTTCCTATTTGTCATCTCGGCAGCAATCGTTGCTATCTTCTTGTACGTGTTGACAGTACAGAAAATCAGCATGTTTGGTCTAATGAAAGCGCAAGGGATTTCCAGCGCCTATTTGGCAAGATCAGTTGTCGCGCAAACATTCATTCTGGCACTGATCGGGGTTGTCCTCGCATTTGGCCTGACCTTACTGGCGGGAAGCTTCCTGCCAAACGCAGTTCCGATTATGTTTGATATACCTACCATGATACTTTATGGTTTGATTTTAATAGCGGTAGCAATTCTTGGAGCTGTCATTTCGGTATGGACGATTATCCGCATTGATCCGCTCGAAGCGATAGGAGGGTAA
- a CDS encoding ABC transporter ATP-binding protein — MVLELRNAKKTFGEGNTLVEAMKETNFIVERGELVAVIGPSGSGKSTFLTVAGGLQTPSEGQVIINGKELSQLNEKQRSKVRLQEIGFILQASNLVPFLTVDEQLELLNKVKKDNMSKDEQRKLYEDLGITKLHKNYPSDLSGGERQRVAIAKALFSKPSILLADEPTASLDSDRAFEVMELLRNETKSNQTATIVVTHDVRLIKYVDKVYKMTDGVLKLESAAEVGLTE; from the coding sequence ATGGTACTGGAATTACGAAACGCGAAAAAGACGTTCGGTGAAGGCAATACGCTTGTGGAGGCGATGAAAGAGACCAACTTCATAGTCGAACGTGGCGAATTGGTCGCAGTCATCGGCCCGTCCGGTTCAGGTAAAAGTACGTTCCTAACGGTAGCTGGCGGTTTGCAAACGCCAAGCGAAGGGCAAGTCATCATTAACGGCAAAGAATTATCGCAGCTGAATGAAAAACAGCGCTCTAAAGTCCGTCTGCAAGAAATTGGATTTATATTGCAAGCTTCCAATCTTGTGCCGTTTCTCACTGTCGACGAGCAGCTAGAATTGCTGAATAAAGTAAAAAAAGACAATATGTCAAAAGACGAGCAACGTAAGTTATACGAGGATTTAGGTATTACCAAGTTGCATAAAAATTATCCCTCCGATTTATCGGGCGGCGAGCGGCAGCGTGTGGCGATTGCCAAAGCGTTGTTCAGTAAGCCGTCGATACTTTTAGCAGATGAGCCTACCGCTTCACTCGATTCCGATCGAGCGTTTGAAGTGATGGAGTTGTTGCGTAATGAAACGAAGTCCAATCAGACCGCAACCATTGTCGTGACACATGATGTACGGCTGATTAAATACGTAGATAAAGTGTATAAGATGACGGATGGTGTGTTGAAGCTGGAGAGTGCAGCTGAGGTGGGTTTGACTGAGTGA
- a CDS encoding ThiF family adenylyltransferase — MISKYSRQELFAPIGPVGQQRIREAKVFVLGAGALGSAGAEMLVRAGVGELTIVDRDILEWTNLHRQQLYTEQDVIDQLPKAIAAESRLRAINSDVKVRGIVADVTPENVLELFEGHSFILDGTDNIETRLLANDAALQLGIPFFMGACVGSYGLTFPIGVKEGSPCLHCLLEALPPQSLTCDTVGVISPIVVTTAARQTAELLKYITGATMEPRLESVDLWTGERAAMNVQSLKKPNCPSCSDTPVYPYLSANEVVRTAVLCGRDTVQLTWPKNRQVELIPFAESIRDIVSNLQQNPYLVSCEYNDHRLVLFRDGRMLVHGTKDITAARKMVAGLLG, encoded by the coding sequence TTGATTAGTAAATATTCTCGGCAAGAGCTGTTTGCCCCCATCGGACCAGTTGGTCAACAGCGTATTCGCGAGGCAAAAGTTTTCGTCTTAGGAGCTGGTGCACTCGGTTCTGCCGGAGCGGAGATGCTAGTGCGCGCGGGTGTCGGCGAACTGACGATTGTCGACCGCGATATTTTGGAGTGGACCAATCTGCATAGACAACAATTATACACGGAGCAAGACGTTATCGATCAATTACCTAAAGCGATCGCAGCGGAAAGTCGATTGCGTGCAATCAATAGTGACGTGAAAGTTCGTGGGATTGTGGCGGACGTCACGCCCGAAAACGTCCTCGAATTATTCGAAGGCCATTCATTCATTCTCGACGGCACAGATAATATCGAAACTCGATTACTCGCAAACGACGCCGCCCTACAACTCGGCATTCCGTTCTTCATGGGCGCTTGCGTCGGTAGCTATGGGCTGACATTTCCTATTGGTGTAAAAGAAGGATCACCCTGCCTGCATTGTCTGCTCGAAGCTTTGCCGCCACAGTCTTTGACATGCGATACAGTCGGCGTCATCTCGCCCATCGTCGTCACGACCGCCGCCCGTCAAACCGCCGAACTGCTGAAGTATATAACGGGCGCTACGATGGAACCACGCCTCGAATCGGTCGATCTATGGACAGGTGAACGCGCCGCAATGAACGTACAAAGCTTGAAGAAACCCAATTGTCCAAGTTGCTCAGACACCCCTGTCTATCCTTATTTGTCTGCCAATGAAGTCGTTCGGACCGCTGTGCTATGCGGACGTGACACCGTACAACTAACATGGCCGAAGAACCGACAAGTAGAACTGATCCCATTTGCGGAGTCCATCCGCGATATCGTTTCTAATTTACAACAAAACCCGTATCTGGTTTCCTGTGAATATAATGACCATCGCCTCGTATTATTCCGCGATGGTCGGATGTTGGTGCACGGAACGAAGGATATCACAGCTGCTCGGAAGATGGTCGCGGGTTTGCTTGGTTGA
- a CDS encoding thiazole synthase — protein MKMLKIADKEFSSRLLLGTGKYPSFDIQKQAVAVSEAEILTFAVRRMDIFEKSQPNFLEQLDLTRYTLLPNTAGANTAEEAVHIARLAKASGLCDMVKVEIIGCSRSLLPDPVETLRASEMLLEEGFIVLPYTSDDVVLARKLCELGVHAIMPGAAPIGSGRGILNPLNLSFIIEQSNVPVIIDAGVGSPKDAAFAMELGADGVLLNTAVSEAANPIMMAEAMKLAIEAGRLGYKAGRMPVRDYGVASSPTEGLVTN, from the coding sequence ATGAAGATGTTAAAAATTGCAGATAAAGAATTCTCTTCACGGTTATTACTAGGTACAGGGAAATATCCTTCATTTGACATACAAAAGCAAGCTGTCGCGGTATCAGAAGCGGAAATCCTGACGTTTGCGGTACGACGCATGGATATTTTCGAAAAATCACAGCCCAACTTCCTCGAGCAGCTAGATTTAACGCGCTATACATTGCTACCGAATACGGCAGGAGCGAATACAGCAGAAGAAGCCGTACACATCGCACGTCTCGCCAAAGCATCGGGACTATGCGACATGGTAAAAGTTGAAATTATCGGGTGCAGCCGTTCATTGCTCCCTGATCCCGTGGAAACATTACGTGCGTCAGAAATGCTATTAGAAGAAGGCTTCATTGTATTACCTTATACGTCAGACGATGTGGTGCTCGCGAGAAAACTATGCGAATTAGGCGTTCACGCTATCATGCCAGGCGCTGCGCCAATCGGTTCGGGCAGAGGCATTCTGAACCCACTGAATCTATCATTCATCATCGAGCAATCCAATGTGCCCGTCATCATTGACGCTGGCGTCGGCTCGCCAAAAGACGCGGCTTTTGCGATGGAACTCGGAGCAGACGGGGTATTGTTGAATACGGCAGTATCCGAAGCCGCCAATCCTATCATGATGGCGGAAGCAATGAAGTTGGCGATTGAAGCGGGACGTCTCGGTTATAAAGCTGGGCGTATGCCAGTGCGTGACTATGGCGTAGCTAGTAGTCCAACTGAAGGGCTTGTGACGAATTGA
- the thiS gene encoding sulfur carrier protein ThiS, which yields MEKVIDLNGKSYSVVPEVGTIQQLLEHLGLGDRILIVEKNKEILQKEYYDAPIMDRDQIEIIHFVGGG from the coding sequence GTGGAGAAAGTGATTGACCTGAACGGTAAGTCGTATTCCGTCGTTCCCGAAGTAGGGACGATCCAGCAGTTACTTGAGCATTTAGGACTTGGTGATCGTATTTTGATTGTGGAGAAAAACAAAGAGATTTTGCAGAAAGAGTACTACGATGCACCGATTATGGACCGAGATCAAATTGAAATCATACATTTTGTAGGAGGCGGATGA
- a CDS encoding thiamine phosphate synthase produces MKLLGVTDDRLAVEELTLHLQQTAPYLDAIILREKSKTDEQLVDLVTRLASSGFSLDRLILHARPHLASRLNITKVQLTSYGMSLRDAQRKFPKLTFGCSIHSSAEAKEAVQEGADWLLYGHVFETNSKPGLLARGTEELFSIAKWSSIPVYAIGGIQPHHLLDLQRNNVAGAAVLSPMRSLNVLQGYRKGVVSSGESD; encoded by the coding sequence ATGAAATTACTTGGCGTGACCGACGACCGTCTTGCGGTTGAGGAACTAACGCTACACTTGCAACAAACAGCACCGTATCTTGATGCCATTATTTTGCGAGAAAAGTCCAAGACAGATGAACAACTAGTGGATCTAGTTACGCGCCTTGCAAGCAGTGGATTTTCACTCGACCGGCTCATTCTACACGCTAGACCTCACCTGGCGAGCAGGTTGAACATCACAAAAGTGCAACTGACTAGTTATGGCATGTCGTTACGGGATGCACAACGGAAATTTCCCAAGCTCACTTTCGGTTGCTCGATTCATTCATCGGCAGAAGCAAAAGAAGCTGTGCAAGAAGGAGCGGACTGGCTCTTGTACGGCCATGTTTTCGAAACGAATTCGAAGCCCGGACTCCTAGCGCGCGGAACGGAAGAATTATTTTCCATTGCAAAGTGGAGTTCGATTCCTGTGTATGCAATTGGCGGAATTCAGCCGCATCACTTGCTCGACTTACAGCGAAACAACGTAGCAGGTGCGGCCGTATTATCCCCTATGCGTTCACTAAACGTCTTACAAGGTTATAGAAAAGGAGTGGTATCTAGTGGAGAAAGTGATTGA
- a CDS encoding Crp/Fnr family transcriptional regulator translates to MSQQPHNNTTDHSMCVSLVPLFNHLETDQMKRIVELARSTPYPRGKIIYNEGDRSEGLYILHKGRIKVYRLSENGKEQIVRILEPGDFTGELSLFDAKPHDAYAETLEPVELCVIQRDQMQQLLQKHPAISLKMLEEFSSRLGRTEQRAARIGMESAETRIALYLADLSEEQRQLKIELPMSRKDLASHLGTTPETISRKLTVFEESGWIRQSGMKTVEILDLDALLLL, encoded by the coding sequence ATGAGTCAGCAGCCCCACAATAACACGACCGATCATAGTATGTGTGTATCGCTTGTTCCACTGTTCAATCACTTGGAAACAGATCAGATGAAGCGCATTGTAGAACTCGCACGAAGCACCCCCTATCCACGGGGGAAAATTATTTACAACGAAGGCGACCGCTCCGAAGGTCTGTATATCTTGCATAAAGGACGAATCAAAGTATACCGTCTGTCGGAAAACGGGAAAGAGCAGATCGTACGAATTTTAGAACCGGGAGATTTCACGGGCGAGCTTTCGTTATTTGATGCCAAACCTCATGACGCCTATGCAGAAACACTCGAACCCGTAGAATTATGCGTCATTCAACGAGACCAAATGCAACAACTGCTGCAAAAGCATCCCGCGATTTCATTGAAAATGTTGGAGGAATTCTCTTCCCGCCTCGGCCGGACAGAACAACGGGCAGCACGAATCGGTATGGAATCTGCAGAAACGCGGATTGCCCTTTACCTGGCCGATTTATCTGAAGAACAACGTCAATTGAAAATCGAATTACCAATGAGTCGCAAAGACCTTGCCTCTCACCTCGGGACGACACCCGAAACGATCAGTCGAAAATTAACTGTCTTCGAAGAGTCGGGTTGGATTCGACAATCCGGCATGAAAACGGTGGAAATTCTTGATTTGGATGCTTTGTTACTGTTATAA
- a CDS encoding heavy metal translocating P-type ATPase, whose product MNAKQTVRITAISAMLLVTAIILHFAGFHDARQFTLITATLLAGTPIAIKAWKAIRMKAFSIELLVTIAVIGALFIGEYVESAAVTFLFLFGALLEIRTMEKTRSSLKALVDLAPLEASVLRNGKLMTMAVDDVEIGDRVIVRSGEQVPVDGPIVTGNASINEAAITGESVPAAKSLDDPVFSGTLVDHGYIEIIAERVGDDTTFARIIELVEEAQEAKSKTQKFLERFANIYTPSIVILSIIVYLFTRNIEMTLTFLVIACPGALVISAPVSIVAGIGNGARHGVLIKGGDVMEQLAKIDTVVFDKTGTLTKGRPEVTDIHSWGIEKEELLRLTAEAELLSEHHLGQTIVREAKKRSIQLKHQAQDAEVMKGNGILADVEGQQLAAGNRKLMVLQGVPISPDIEAYASKREKAGNTAVFISIRGEIAGIISIADQIRPEAAAALAKLRQNGIKQMIMLTGDNVHTARLVGEQLGLDNVHAELLPEEKVEAVQKLKKQGHRVAMAGDGINDAPAIATADIGLAMGKGGTDISMETADIVLMADRLDQFAHAYALSKATVNNMKQNTFFAVGTVFLLLIGVLLGKVFLASGMLVHEASVLLVILNAIRLIRYTSDRASKRKVNEVKVNESAAPQ is encoded by the coding sequence ATGAACGCAAAACAAACCGTACGGATCACTGCTATATCCGCGATGTTGCTTGTCACAGCCATCATTTTGCACTTCGCAGGCTTTCATGATGCGCGTCAATTTACATTAATTACCGCCACATTACTTGCTGGTACTCCAATCGCCATAAAAGCTTGGAAAGCTATCCGCATGAAAGCTTTCAGTATTGAACTTCTCGTCACGATCGCAGTAATCGGAGCACTATTTATTGGCGAATATGTAGAATCCGCTGCAGTCACTTTCCTATTTTTATTCGGAGCACTGCTTGAAATTCGCACAATGGAGAAAACACGCTCTTCCCTCAAAGCACTTGTCGATCTGGCGCCGCTAGAAGCGAGTGTCCTTCGGAATGGTAAACTTATGACGATGGCTGTGGATGATGTAGAAATCGGCGACCGGGTCATCGTTCGTTCAGGCGAACAAGTTCCAGTCGATGGGCCGATTGTTACAGGAAATGCGTCTATCAATGAAGCCGCCATCACAGGTGAATCGGTGCCAGCTGCCAAATCGTTAGATGATCCAGTATTCAGCGGTACATTGGTCGACCATGGATATATCGAAATTATTGCAGAACGCGTAGGTGACGATACAACATTTGCTCGTATTATCGAGCTAGTCGAAGAAGCACAGGAAGCTAAGTCCAAAACGCAAAAATTCCTTGAGCGATTCGCCAATATTTATACACCTTCCATCGTCATCCTATCGATCATCGTCTACCTATTCACACGTAACATCGAAATGACATTGACATTCCTTGTCATTGCTTGTCCTGGTGCCCTTGTCATTTCCGCTCCCGTCTCGATCGTAGCGGGAATTGGTAACGGAGCCCGTCATGGTGTGCTCATTAAAGGTGGCGACGTGATGGAGCAATTGGCGAAAATCGACACCGTCGTCTTTGATAAAACAGGTACTTTGACAAAAGGACGTCCAGAAGTAACCGATATTCATAGTTGGGGTATCGAAAAAGAGGAGCTACTGCGCCTAACTGCAGAAGCTGAACTACTGTCTGAACACCATCTCGGTCAAACCATTGTCCGTGAAGCCAAAAAACGCTCGATTCAGTTAAAACATCAAGCACAAGATGCAGAAGTTATGAAAGGTAACGGAATTCTAGCGGATGTAGAGGGACAGCAACTCGCAGCCGGCAACCGAAAGCTGATGGTCTTACAAGGTGTACCTATTTCTCCAGACATCGAAGCCTATGCATCCAAACGAGAAAAAGCAGGCAATACGGCCGTGTTCATTAGCATTCGTGGAGAAATCGCAGGTATTATTTCCATCGCGGATCAGATCCGCCCGGAAGCCGCGGCTGCTCTCGCCAAACTACGACAAAATGGGATTAAACAAATGATTATGCTAACGGGCGATAATGTTCATACAGCTCGCCTAGTCGGTGAACAACTTGGTCTCGACAATGTCCATGCAGAGTTGTTACCCGAAGAGAAAGTAGAAGCTGTACAAAAATTGAAAAAGCAAGGACACCGAGTCGCTATGGCGGGTGACGGAATCAATGACGCGCCTGCTATCGCTACTGCAGATATTGGGCTCGCGATGGGTAAAGGCGGAACCGACATTTCCATGGAAACAGCGGATATCGTCTTGATGGCGGATCGACTTGATCAATTCGCCCATGCGTATGCCTTATCAAAAGCAACGGTTAACAATATGAAACAAAATACATTTTTCGCAGTGGGCACAGTATTCCTCCTGTTAATTGGTGTACTGCTAGGCAAAGTCTTCCTAGCATCCGGAATGCTCGTCCACGAAGCGAGTGTACTCCTTGTCATATTGAACGCCATTCGATTAATACGCTATACTAGTGACAGAGCGTCCAAGCGAAAGGTAAACGAGGTGAAAGTGAATGAGTCAGCAGCCCCACAATAA
- a CDS encoding heavy-metal-associated domain-containing protein, translated as MKKVVFLMEPFSCPSCVKKIEGALSRAKGVQQVKVLFHSSKVRVEFDESSVEANELQQLIVQLGYPVLHQKVS; from the coding sequence ATGAAAAAAGTCGTATTTTTAATGGAACCATTCAGTTGCCCATCATGTGTCAAGAAAATTGAAGGTGCCCTATCCCGAGCGAAAGGCGTACAGCAAGTGAAAGTTTTATTTCATTCAAGTAAAGTTCGGGTCGAGTTTGATGAATCTAGTGTAGAAGCCAATGAATTACAGCAACTGATTGTGCAACTCGGATATCCAGTTCTTCATCAAAAAGTCTCATAG
- a CDS encoding phosphoribosylaminoimidazolesuccinocarboxamide synthase: MKLTYSGKTKDVYRLEDGHVLLKFKDDVTGEDGVFDPGANTVGLTIDGAGKSGLRMTKYFFEKLEEQNVPTHYIDADLDEVTMTVKPATVFGKGLEVICRYRAVGSFLRRFGAYAEEGQVLDAFVEVTLKDDERQDPPISEDALAQLHILTHEEYATLKDLTQQISEVVRSEMAEKGLELYDIKLEFGRDPERNIMLIDEISGGNMRVYQGDTYIAPMELEKILFS; this comes from the coding sequence ATGAAATTAACCTATTCTGGTAAAACGAAAGACGTCTACCGCTTGGAAGATGGCCACGTGCTATTGAAATTCAAGGATGATGTAACAGGGGAAGATGGTGTATTCGATCCAGGTGCCAACACAGTAGGCTTGACGATTGATGGTGCGGGAAAGTCTGGACTTCGCATGACGAAATACTTTTTCGAGAAATTGGAGGAGCAAAACGTACCGACACATTACATCGATGCCGATTTGGATGAAGTCACGATGACGGTGAAGCCTGCTACGGTCTTTGGTAAAGGATTAGAAGTGATTTGTCGATACCGTGCGGTCGGAAGTTTCTTGCGCAGATTCGGTGCGTACGCTGAAGAAGGACAAGTACTTGATGCTTTCGTGGAAGTGACGCTAAAAGATGACGAACGTCAAGATCCACCCATTTCAGAAGATGCTTTGGCTCAGCTTCATATTTTGACACATGAAGAATACGCAACGCTTAAAGATTTAACTCAGCAAATTTCTGAAGTAGTCCGATCAGAAATGGCCGAAAAAGGGTTAGAGCTATATGATATCAAATTGGAATTTGGTCGCGATCCTGAACGAAACATCATGTTGATCGATGAAATTTCAGGAGGTAATATGCGCGTCTATCAAGGAGATACATATATTGCACCAATGGAATTGGAAAAAATATTATTTTCATAA
- the ectA gene encoding diaminobutyrate acetyltransferase has protein sequence MHTKHKVSIAGLDPNDLYSFRMPTVEDGKFIWQLIKDTKILDLNSSYSYLLWADQFSDTSIVVEDHGKLVGFISGFIQPKAKDTLFIWQVAVDESARGKRIASRMLHTILQRDACRNIRYLESTVTPSNTPSIKLFKGLARDLETECVITDGYTEDQFPGGGHESEELFRIGPF, from the coding sequence TTGCATACTAAACACAAAGTTTCGATTGCAGGGTTAGATCCGAACGATCTGTATTCATTTCGTATGCCGACTGTAGAAGATGGAAAATTCATCTGGCAGCTCATTAAGGATACGAAAATACTCGATTTGAATTCTTCCTACAGTTATTTGCTGTGGGCAGATCAATTCAGCGACACGAGTATCGTAGTAGAAGATCACGGAAAGCTTGTAGGCTTCATTTCGGGCTTCATTCAACCTAAAGCGAAAGATACCTTGTTTATTTGGCAAGTGGCAGTCGATGAATCGGCACGAGGAAAGCGGATCGCTTCCCGTATGCTGCATACGATTTTGCAGCGTGATGCATGTCGGAATATTCGGTATTTGGAATCGACCGTGACACCATCTAATACGCCGTCCATTAAGTTATTTAAAGGCTTGGCACGTGACTTGGAGACGGAATGCGTGATCACAGATGGTTATACGGAAGATCAGTTTCCGGGTGGAGGGCACGAATCAGAAGAACTGTTCCGCATCGGGCCATTCTGA
- the ectB gene encoding diaminobutyrate--2-oxoglutarate transaminase, producing MVLTKSQQVMEVFENRESQVRSYSRSFPTVFTKAKGYKMWDTEGKEYIDFFAGAGALNYGHNNDKMKEKLIEYIQDDGISHSLDMGTTVRKEFLERFNEVILQPRNMDYKVMFPGPTGTNTVESALKIARKVTGRQNIVSFTNGFHGMTLGALSVTGNSYNRGGAGVPLNNTTSMPFDTFLGEDQSLNFLKKYLANASSGLDLPAAMILETVQGEGGINPASFNWLREVERLCRNYDILLIVDDVQAGCGRTGTFFSFEPAGIKPDIVCLSKSIGGYGLPLALTLIKPEYDTFGPAEHNGTFRGNNMAILTATEALSYWETDEFAKSVQEKSKLITKRMETIVEDYPQLKATTRGRGFMQGIVCGEGKEDYADKICAKAFEKGLIIETSGPEGEVVKFLGSLIMDEKGIDQGFDILEEAIEEIIRN from the coding sequence ATGGTACTGACAAAAAGTCAGCAGGTAATGGAAGTATTTGAGAATCGTGAGTCGCAAGTGAGAAGTTATAGCAGAAGTTTCCCAACAGTATTTACTAAAGCAAAAGGCTATAAGATGTGGGACACGGAAGGTAAAGAGTATATTGATTTCTTTGCCGGAGCAGGTGCTTTAAACTACGGCCACAACAACGATAAAATGAAAGAAAAGTTAATTGAATATATTCAAGACGATGGAATTTCACATAGCTTGGATATGGGAACGACAGTTCGAAAAGAGTTTCTTGAACGATTTAACGAAGTGATCTTGCAGCCGAGAAACATGGACTATAAAGTAATGTTTCCAGGACCTACTGGGACGAATACAGTGGAAAGTGCACTGAAAATCGCCCGCAAAGTAACGGGACGTCAAAATATTGTAAGCTTTACAAACGGATTCCACGGTATGACGCTTGGCGCATTATCTGTAACAGGCAACTCATACAACCGCGGTGGAGCTGGTGTGCCGCTTAACAATACGACATCTATGCCATTCGATACGTTTTTAGGAGAAGATCAGTCTTTGAACTTCCTTAAAAAGTATTTAGCGAATGCAAGCAGTGGCTTAGACTTACCGGCAGCTATGATTCTTGAAACGGTACAAGGGGAAGGCGGCATCAATCCCGCAAGCTTTAATTGGTTGCGTGAAGTAGAACGTCTCTGCAGAAATTACGATATCTTATTAATTGTCGATGATGTGCAAGCAGGTTGCGGACGAACTGGAACTTTCTTCAGTTTTGAACCGGCCGGCATTAAGCCCGACATCGTTTGCCTGTCAAAATCCATTGGCGGCTACGGATTGCCTTTAGCACTCACGCTGATCAAACCAGAATATGATACATTCGGTCCAGCTGAGCATAACGGAACATTCCGCGGTAACAACATGGCCATCTTGACAGCGACTGAAGCTTTATCGTATTGGGAAACAGATGAATTCGCTAAATCGGTACAAGAAAAATCGAAGCTCATCACGAAGCGCATGGAAACAATTGTCGAGGACTATCCACAATTGAAAGCTACAACCCGTGGCCGCGGCTTCATGCAAGGAATTGTCTGTGGTGAAGGCAAGGAAGACTACGCAGATAAAATCTGTGCCAAAGCATTTGAAAAAGGCTTGATCATTGAAACATCCGGACCAGAAGGCGAAGTCGTCAAATTCCTTGGTTCATTGATCATGGATGAAAAAGGTATCGATCAAGGATTCGATATTCTAGAAGAAGCAATCGAAGAAATCATAAGAAACTAA
- a CDS encoding ectoine synthase, with translation MIVRTIDEIIGSENETKAETWASRRFLLKKDNMGFSFHETIIYAGTETHIHYQNHLEAVYCVAGDGEIETVADGKVYPIKNGTMYALNEHDEHYLRGGREDMRLICVFNPPLVGTETHDENGVYPLIED, from the coding sequence GTGATAGTACGTACAATAGATGAAATTATTGGTAGCGAAAATGAAACAAAAGCAGAAACGTGGGCAAGCCGCCGTTTCTTACTGAAGAAAGACAATATGGGCTTCTCGTTCCATGAAACGATTATTTATGCTGGAACAGAAACGCATATCCATTATCAAAACCACCTAGAAGCGGTTTACTGCGTGGCGGGCGATGGAGAAATTGAAACGGTCGCAGACGGCAAAGTCTACCCGATTAAAAACGGTACGATGTATGCGCTGAATGAACACGACGAGCACTACTTGCGTGGTGGAAGGGAAGACATGCGCCTGATCTGTGTCTTTAATCCACCCCTCGTCGGAACGGAGACGCATGATGAAAATGGTGTGTATCCACTAATTGAAGACTGA